One Nocardia huaxiensis genomic window, CGCTGTCGTTCGTGGAGTCCGAAACCGGTCGCGCACTGCGGGTCCGGGTGACAGCCGAACCCGTTCCGGAGACGTCGTCCGAGGACATCGAGATCCGCCTGAACCCCGCTCGTCGGCACGGCTGACGGGCACGCTCCAGCGGTCCACTAGCGTGTCCCGTGGCGCACAGTCCACCCCCGGAAAGGACGGAAACTCGACGTGTCCGATGCAGAACGGGTCAACTGGGACCACCTCAAATCCAGGCAGCCCACCGACACCGACCGTGACGCCCTGCGCACGGAGCTCGTCGATCGCGCCCTGGCGGTGCGGCAGAACGGCTGGGACGCCTACCGGTCCGAGTGGCTCGCCGGTGACCTGGCCGCCGTCGCCTACCTGCTCGATGACGCCGAGATGCTGGCCGAACTCGAGGAACCCGAAGGCTCGGTCCTGACCCGCTACGCGGGAAACCTCTACGGATTCAATGGCGCGCGCAAGGACATCGCAGCCGGATTGGTCGGCACGCAGGACTGGTTCGCCAAGGCCCGGGCCGACCTCGCGAAGCGCACCACATCGTAAGAGGCGCTCAGCATTTCGACTTGTAGAAGTACTGTTCGTTGGTGGCCAGGCTGTCCTGGGTGATGGCGATCATGTCGGTGCGGATCGTGCGGGTCAGCGGTTTGCCCTCGAGCGCCGCCACGGCTTGATCGACGCCCTGTTTGCCGATGTCGCCGGGATTTTGCGCGATGAGCGCCTGAATCGTGCCGTCCTTCAGATCCTGCACCTGCTTCGGGCTGGCATCGAATCCGACCAGCTTCACCTGGCCGAGCTTGCCCGCATTGCGCAGGCCGGTGGCCGCGCCCTCGGCGGAACTGAGATTGGTGGCGAAGATGCCCGCCAGATCCGGGTGCGCGGCCAAGGTCGCGGTCACGATCGAGGCCGCCTGAGCCGCTTCATTGTTGTTGTACTGCACGCCGAGTGACGTCATCCCGGGGTGATTCTTCAGCTCGGCTTCGAAGCCCTGGGCGCGCTGATCGGTCGTGGAGGTGCCGGCCTTGGTATTGATCACCAGCACCGGCCCCCTGTCCCCCACCAGTTTCGCCAGCGTCTGCGCGGCCAGTTCGCCGCCCTTCGTATTGTCGGAGGAGATGGACGACAGTGCGATCGAGGTGTCCTCGAGCGCGGTGTCCACCTCGATCACCTTGATGCCCGCATCCTTGGCCTGCTTGATCGGACTCGCCATCGCCTGCGCGTGCGCGGGCGCGATCAGGATCGCCCCCGGCTTACCCGCGATCACGCCGGTCAGCACCGGAGTTTGCAGGGAGGCATCGAATTGCGTGGGAGCCTGGGTATCGAAGGAGTACCCGAGCTGCTCGGCCTGCGCCTGCGCCCCGCACTGCATCGAAATATAGAACGGCTCGTTGGCCACCCCCGGCACGAGCACCAGCTTCTTGGCGTCGGTGCCGCCCGAATCGCTCACCGACCCGCCGCAGCCGGTCACCGCGGCCGCGGCCGTCACCATCACCGCGGCCCATACGGCCACGCGTCCACCGGTCCTCATCGCACTGCCCTCACCTTCGAAATGCGTTGTCCTATTTGCGGTCTCGGGACCTCCGGCGCAGCTGGTCGAACCACACGGCGGCCACGAGCACGACGCTCACCGCGATGGGCTGCCAGAACACGGGCACGCCCACGATGACGAAACCCTTGCGCAGCACCGACGGAATGAATACGCCGATCACCGTGCCCAGCACCGTCCCGGTGCCGCCGAACAGACTGGTGCCGCCGATCACGACACCGGCGATGGCATCGAGATTGTCGGTGCCGTGCCCGGCGATGGTGGTGGTGCCGAAATACGCCAGGTTCATGAATCCGGCCAGGCCGGACAGGGTTCCGGCCATGAGGTACACGAGGGTCAGGTGCCGCGTCACGCCGATGCCGGCGCGGCGGGAAGCCTCGGCATTGGAGCCGATCGCATAGGTGTAGCGACCGAATCGGGTGGTGTGCAGCAGCCATGCACCCACCACGGTGACGGTCGCCGCCACCAGGACCAGAATGGGAACGCCCCCGAGCAGGGTGCCGAAACCCAATGTGTCACGCAGCTTCCCGGGGACGGTGCGGGTGTCGACGCCGCCGGTGATCAGCTGGGCGGCACCCAGCGCGGCACCGAGTGAGCCGAGGGTGACGATCAGCGGCGGGATCTTGGCCTTGGCCACCAGGAGTCCATTGATCAGACCCCACAGTGCCCCGCCCGCAATCGATGTCAGCAGGCCGAGCGTGATGAGACCCCAGCCCGCCTGGGTGGCGTCCCCGCCGGGGCTCAGCCGTTCCATGGTCTTGGCGGCCAGTACGCCGGAGAAGATCAGCACCATGCCCACCGACAGATCGATGCCGCCGGTGATGATCACGAACGTCATGCCGATCGACAGCACCAGCAGCACCGAGGTTTCGATCAGCAAGGTCTGCAAGGTGAATCGGGTCGGGAAGGCGTGCGGGCGCAGCAGGCTGAACACCGCGTACAGCACCACCAGGACGAGCCCGATCCACAGCGTCCCGCCGCCCGCGATGCGCTGCCAGCGCGTGGGGGCGGGCAGGTTCTCCATGCTCACGGCCGGCCGATTCACGCGGTGTCCTCGGTGGTGAGCGCACCGGTCATGGCTCCGACGAGCTGCTCCAAAGTCACGTCGGCCGCGGTGAATCGGGCTACGCGCTGCCCTAGGCGCAACACTTCGACGCGATCGGCGACGGCCAGTACCTCGGGCATATTGTGGCTGATCAACACCACCGCGATGCCCTGGTCCCGGATGCGGCGCACGACGTCGAGGACGCGTTCGCGCTGCACCACGCCGAGCGCGGCGGTCGGTTCGTCGAGGAAGACGACCCGGCTCGCCCACAGCACCGCCCGCGCCACCGCGACGGTCTGGCGCTGCCCGCCGGACAGGGCTCCGATCGGCACATCCAAGCGCGGCAGGACCACGCCGAGTTTCCGGAAGTGTTCGGCTGCTTGCACTCTCATGCGCTTGCGATCGAGCATGCCGAGTCTGCCGAGCGGTCCGCGCCGGAATACTTCGCGTCCCAGGAACAGGTTGGCGGCCGGGTCCAGATCGGGTGCGACGGCCAGATCCTGATACACCGTCTCGATGCCGCGCCGCCGCGCCGCCGTCGGCGAACCCAGTCGCGTCGCCTTGCCGTCCAGCAGGATCCGGCCGCTGTCGGGCTGTTCAGCGCCCGACAGGCATTTCACCAGGGTGGATTTCCCCGCGCCATTGTCCCCGATGAGTGCGACGACTTCTCCGGCGCTGACCTGAAAGTTGGCTCCCCGCAAGGCTTCCACGCCGCCGTACCGCTTGGTGAGCCCTTCGGCTTCCAACACCACGGCAGGCATGGTCGATCACCCCGGCACTTCGACTCGAGCGGACGTCCGGTCCGCTCACCGAGAGTACGGTCGATCCAGTCGCGAGCGGGCCGGATCCGCCAAACCCTCACTGTCGCAGAGCGATACAAGTGAGGACTCCGAGCCTGTCAGCCCCACGTCCAGGCGGCGAGGAAGATGCCGATCATTGTCGCCACGAAGACGAAGGCCAGCGCCTCGGCCGCCTTCGGTTGCCACTTCTGCAGTTGATCCACCGCCACGAACAGCGCGCCGATGGCCAGAATCGGCAGGATGGCCGGCACGATCAGCGCGCACAGCGGCCCCATGATCCACCCCGCCATACGGAACTTCCCCCACGTGCTGCCCAGCGCCAATGGAATCACCATGGCCCCGGCGAACCCACCCAGCAGTTCCTGCCACGGCCGCTCCCCGATCCACGGCACCCCGGCGATGCCCGGCACATCCAGGATGTCGAGGGTGCACCACAGACCCACCACCACGATCGCGAGCATGGTGCCCCACAGCGCGAATCGATAGTGCCACTTGCGGATCGGACCCCAATCGACCTGGCGACCGTGATGCATGGTGGCCGCGGTGACCGCCGACCAGATCATCCAGCGCCGGATCACGCCGGTGCCGGTCTTGGCCATGGCGTCGCGGAAGATGCGATCGGCGACGTCGCGGTGGATGGTGCAGCGGGCGATATAGCTGGCGTCCTCGCCCTTGTTCAGCACCAGCCCGTCGTGCAGGATCGCAGCGGGCAGATGCGCACCGGTTTTCGGAACCAGCCAGGTGAGAAACGCGGGCACCGAGGTGAGGTCGGTGGTCCACTCCAGGTCGGCGGGGACGCGAATCGGGCCGACCCCGTTCGGGGAGTCGTCGTCGTATCCGATGCGATGCAGGAGCCGGAATTCCTCCCGGCCGGTCTTGGCATTGACGCGGCGATCGAGGGCGATGGTCAGATCGGGCAGGACATCAGGGGCGGGCTGTGCTGGAGGTTCGCCGGGGACCGATTCATTGACGGCCACCGCCTCCGGTCCGACTTCGGCGCGGGCCACTTCCTGCGGCGCTGTGCCCGCGTCGTAGAACGGCGTTCCGCCCTGCTCTACGTTGAGCTTCATAGCCTCAGCCTGGCAGGCCGGGGACCGTGCGCGACCCCGTCGATCGAAACGAAACCGAGGTGAGGCGCGATTGTTCCCTACCTGGTAACCAGCGGCTTTCCCGCCCGTACCGGTCTTTTTCCATGGGTTCGGAGGGATCATGGATGCCATGAAGGTACTGGATATCCCTCGTATCAATCCTTCCTCACTGTGGCGAAATCGGGCGTTCGAGGCGGTGTGGGGCGCGCTCTACAACGCGGGCATCGAGAACCGGCAGCTGGCCCGGCCGATCGGGTGGGCGCTGTTCGGCACCGATTCGCGGCTCGTCTACCGCAATCTCGAAGTGCTGCGGGATCTTCCGGCCGGGACCGAAGTGCTGGACGTGCCCTGCGGGGGCGGTATCGCCCTCGATGCGCTGCCCACCGATCACGGTCTGCACTATGTGGCCGCCGACATCTCTCCCAGCATGCTCGAGCGCGCCGAGGAGAAGGCGGACCGGCTCGGGCTCACCGGCATCGACTTCGTGGAGGCCGACATCCTCCACCTGCCTTTCTCCGACGGTCGCTTCGATATCATCCTGTCGCTCAACGGTTTACATTGCCTGCCCGACCCCGCCGCGGCGGTGCGCGAACTCGCCCGCTGCCTCAAACCCGGCGGCCGGTTGATCGGCGACTGCATCGTGCGCGGCGCACACCCGCGCGGCACCGCGGCCGCCACCGTCATGGGTATGGCCGGCATCTTCGGCCCCGGCGGCACGCCCACCGATCTCGCGCAGTGGATCGCCGACGCCGGGCTCGAACAGCTCCAGCTCGAAACCTCGGGCGCGATAGCGCATTTCGCTGCCCGCCGCCCGATCTGAGCTCACACGAACAGATCGTCGATGGCCTCCGCCGACACCGCCTGCCGCAGCCAGGCGTCGAGCTGACCGAGCTCCCCGCAGCGGAGGATGCGTGCGCGAATATCATCGGGCACCGGTATCCCGCGCGCATCCAGCACGATCAGCACCGACCGCGCCCGCCCCTGAATCTTGCCCTTCTGAATCTCCAGCTCCCGGCGCGCCTCCACCGGTAGCGCCGCGTACACGACGTCATAGAACATCGTCGAGTGCGCCTCCCCCACCCGGCTCATTCCCGCGAACAAGGTCGACAGCACCCGCTCGGCATCCGGCCCTTCGGCGTGCGCGATGGCCGGAAGCACCGCCCGCTCCGGCACTTCCAGCACGGCGTCGGGCTCGACCGTGGGAATGGTTTGCGGGCCGAGAACCAGCGGCCGCAGAATCCAATCCGGATGCCCCATGGTGATCTCGCCCCCACACCACTGGGCCACATCCGGCTTCAACGAAACCACCAGCAGATAGGCCGGGCACTTCAACCGAGACCGCAGCGCCGCCACATACGTAGGCCACGACCACCTGCGGCTTTCATCCCGGTGCAGCTGAACCTCCACCACGATCCCCGCCACCGGCACCCCCGCCTCGTCGATCAACGCGACCGCCGCATCCCCCAAACACTCCTCGGGCTCCGCCCCGGCATCGCCCCCGTCTTCGGTCCGCGCAGAAGCAAAGGGCGGCAAGTCAATTCGAAACACATCGCCGAGGTACCCCGCCGCCAGCTCAGGCCGACTCCGGAATAGCTCGACCAAACCTTCATGCAGGTAGGAGGCCACAACAGTCGAAGATACAGCCCACCGCCCCCGCACGAAGCCCACTCCACACCGATTGGTCTCCGCCCCACCCGGTTTGCGAAGAATTCACCACACCCGCTTTGTCACAGCTCCCCCGCCTATCTCGTCCCCTTCACAACAGACCGACCAGAAAGCAGGCCCCCATGACGCCGTCCCCCCGCACCGAAGCCCCCGGCACCACCCCCGCGAATCCCACTGCCCACCCACCGAAGTGGAAGTTCTACCTCCTCACCCTCCTGGGCCTCTACCCCATGCTGACCGCCCTGGTCATGCTCACAGCCCCACTCCTGAACCCCCTCCCCACCCCACTCCGCCTCGCCTGCATCCTCCCCATCGCCGTAGCGGCAATGGTCTGGCTGATCACCCCCTTCCTCACCCGCCGCTTCGCCGGATGGCTATCACACTGAGCGCATCACCGGTTCCGGACATCGACGAACCCAGTCGACCATCGCGCGTACGTATCCTCCGGAGCAACAGTCACCACGTCCGCCCGCTGCACGAGATCGGCCGGCACCTTCCCGCCTTCGAAATGATCAGTGCACGGCACGACAACCGCCTCAGCGTCCAGGCGCACAATCTGGCGTTTGATTCGATCCATCGGTGGGCGCCCGCTTGCCGGGTCGTAGACGACCGTTCCCGCAAAGTCGTATCCGAGTCTGGTTGCAAGAGTCCGGATCTGGTGCTCATCCCAGAGCTGCCCAATACAGGACACATCGGTCCGGAGGTAGCCGAGCGCAGTGGGCCGCGGCCTCATATCTGCCCCTCTCGTAGCCTGGTGGAGCTACGACGGTACGACGGCGGCGTGGACACTTGAACTGCGCTGGGGACGTTTCTGCGGACACTTGAAATTCCCGCAAACGTCCCGAAACCGTCCGCTACCGTTGGCATATGAGCCAGCGACTGAGGTCGGCAATGTTGCGGGCACAGCTGGATTCGGAGATGCTGGCAGCGGCTGTGGGCGTGGATGTGAAGACGGTCAATCGGTGGCTGGCGGGACGAGTTCCGCATCGACGCACGCGGCTCGCGGTTGCTCAGACACTAGGTGAATCCGAGAACGTGATCTGGCCGCAGGTCCGCCCGGATCTGAGCGCTGGAGCACCTGCCACAGCGGAAGTCCTCGGTGCGTACGGACATCGCGCCGATGTCCCGAGCGAACTATGGATATCGCTGCTGCTGGGGACAACGGAACAGATCGATGTCGTCGGCTACGCCTACCCTTTTGTATTCGAATTGCTGCCGAACACGGCCGCCATCGTCGCCGAGAAATGTCGCAACGGGGCACGAGCACGGCTTGCCTTCGCCGATCCGGACTGCCCACACGTCATCGAGCGAGATGCCTTGGAGCAGATGAATGGAACGCTGCCCGGCCGTATCCGGAATGCGCTGAGCATGATCGGTCCGCTCAGCACTGCACCTGGATGCAGTGCAGGATTGCATACCGTGCACTTGTACAACTCGATATTCCGGTTCGACGATCAGATGATCGTCACCCCGTATCTCGTGCGTGCCCGCGGATATCAGCATCCGACACTGCATTTGAGGCAGCTGTCGCCACATGGCATCTTCGCGTCGTTCGCTGATCAGGTCGAGCAGATCTGGGAAACTGTTACCCCCTACCCGCCAGGAGAGCTTCATGAGCAGAAGGCGTGACTACTATCGAGATCCCCACGCCCCCAAGGCGAACAGCCTGGTGCCTGGTGGGTCCGCGCTGGTCGTCGATGAGCGGGGCGCCGTTCTGATGCAGCGGCGCAGCGATTCGGGGAATTGGTCGCTGCCCGGTGGGGTGATGGAGATCGGCGAGACGCTCGAGCAGTGCGTGGTGCGGGAGACACGCGAAGAAACTGGTCTGGAGATCGAAATCACCGGGCTGCTAGGCATTTACACCGATCCTGATCATGTCATTGCCTATGCGGACGGTGAAGTCAGACAAGAATTCAATGTCACCTTCTACGGGCGCGTGCGCGGTGGGCGCATCACGGTGAGTGATGAATCGACCGCTGTTCGGTTCGTCGGGGTCGACGAACTGACGGACCTGCCTGTGCACGACACCGTCCGGCTGAGGCTGCACCATTATCGCGAGAGGCGAGCTCAGCCGTATCTGGGGTGAGATCGCTTCCCTTCGAATGTAGGGCGACGCAGGCCGCGGGTTGCCGGGTAGTCCCAAGATAGGTTGATCGACCGATTCGGGTGGGTGGGTGGGGTGCGCATGATCGGGTGGTGACGCGAACACTATGGCGAGTACTGGGTGTGGTGGGGTGTGCGGTTGTTGTGTTGCTGCTCAATCCGATTGCTGTGTCGGCGCATCCGGTACCGGGGACCCGGGTGCTGCTCGATGTGCGGGAGACGGCGGTCGAGGCCGAATTGTCCATACCCACTGGGGAGTTGGCGGCGGCGAGCGGTATCGATGTCGACTTGCGGGCCAGTCTGTCGGGAGGGGACGCGGCAGGGTTGGGTAGGTATCTGCGCGAGCATGTGCGGGCGGCCTCGTCGGATGGCCGGGCTTGGGGTGTCGAGATCGGCGATATGCGGGTGGAGTATGCCGAGGGGACGGCGCTGGGGGCGTACAAGCAGCTTGTCGTTCGTGCGGTGCTGACTCCGCCGGCCGAGGTCGATATGCGGCGGTTCGTGCTGGGGTACGACGCTGTTATTCACAAGGTCGGCACTCATATCGCCATTGTTTCGGTCCGGCAGGACTGGCAGGGCGGACGCGTCGATGCCGGCAATGACGCCAGGCAGGTGGGTGTGGTGCGGATGGACGCGGAAACCGGGACGGTGCCGCCGCTTTCGGTGGATCTGACCGACGGCGGGGCGTGGCGGGGATTCGTCGGGATGGTGGTGCTCGGTGGCCATCACATTCTCGAAGGGACCGACCATCTGCTGTTCCTGTTCACGCTCCTGCTGCCGGCGGTGCTGATCGCCAGGGCCGGACGCTGGCAGCCGGACAATCGGGCGGGGCGCGCCATGCGGCATATCGTGGCCGTCACTGTCGCGTTCACGGTGGGGCACTCGGCGGCACTGGTGGTCAGTGCCCTGGGGCGGCTCGAGATTCCGGTGCAGCCGGTCGAAACGCTCATAGCCGCAACGATTCTCGTGGGTGGTGTGCACGCCGTCCGGCCGCTGTTCCCGGGCCGGGAGGCCGGCGTGGCGGGCGTGTTCGGGCTGGTGCACGGTATGGCGTTCTCGTTCACCCTGGCGGAGTTGAAGCTGTCCTCGAGCCAATTGGCGCTCAGTGTGCTCGGGTTCAATCTCGGCATCGAGGCTGTTCAGTTGTTTCTGGTGGCGCTCACCCTGCCGTCGCTGCTGGTTCTGGCCGCCACGCGAGCTCAGCCGTTCCTCCGTGTCGGTGGCGCGGTGCTGGCTGTCGTCGCCGCGCTCGGCTGGGTCTTCGATCGACTCGGTGTCGCCAATCCGGTCGCGCGTGCCGCGGATCAGGGTGGCGCGCTGATCCTTCCGATCGTCACGACCGCGGCTGCCGTGGCGGTTCTGGTGCTGACCGTACAGACATTCAGACGACGTATCGATCGCGGCAATCCTGCGTCGAAGCCCTTGTGGGAGAAGGTGATCCCATGATTGCCTCGAACGGCGCGGTGTCCGATCCGGGCGTGCGCGGCCGTCGAGAGGAGCCTTCGTGTCGATCCACAACGGTGCGGCTCCAACTGTAGGTTATCGCCAGGCGCTGACCTCGGTTCGGGTGATCTTCCTTCTTTCCGGTTTGCTCTTCGCGACCTGGGCAGCGCGGATACCGACGGTCAAGGACAGCATCGGACTCGACGAGGCCGGGCTGGCCATCGTCTTCGCCGGGTTGAACATCGGCGCGATCGTCGGCTTGCAGCTGGGCAAGTTCCTCACGCTGCGTTTCGGGAGCAGATCGACGCTTCGCGTGACGGTACCGGTGTTCGCGGTCTGTCTTCCCGGTCTGCTGCTGGTACCCGATCGAGCCGGATTGACCGTTGCCGCTGTCGTTTTCGCGATGTCGAACAGCGTCGTGGATGTCGCGATGAACGCGCACGGGGTCGCGGTCGAGAAGTCGAGTGGGCGTTCACTGCTCTCCGGTATCCACGCCTATTTCAGTATGGGCATGATCGGCGGTTCCCTGATCGGCGTGGCAGCCGAGCGAGCGGAGATCTCGCTGACGGCACATTTCTGGGCGGTCGCGCTGCTCACCATGGCAGCGGCGCTGATGCGCTCGAACCGCCTGCTGCCTTCGGTTGTCGATCGCGTCGGCAGCGCCGTCGGCGGGGCCGGGCGGGTCCGCCAGTGGCCCACTCGATTGATCGTTCTCGGTCTGCTCGCCTTCGCGGTCGCACTGGTCGAAGGGGCCGCGAACGACTGGTCGGCGGTCTACCTGCGCGACGAAACGCATGCCAGCGGTGCCGCCGCCGCAGTCGGATTCGCGATCTTCGCCGCCGGAATGACTCTCGGTAGATTCGCGGGTGATCACCTCGTGGCCCGCTTCGGCCCCGTCCGCCCATTTCTCGCCGGAACCCTCACCGCCGGAATCGGATTCGGTGCCGCGCTGCTCATCGGCGGCACCATCCCCGGCTTCATCGGACTGGCCCTCCTGGGGTTCGGCATCTCCTACACCCTGCCCCTGACTTTCGCCGCCGGTGGCGATGTCCCCGGCATCCCCGTCGCTCGCGCCATAGCCAATATCTCCATCCTCGGCTATTGCGGCTTCTTCACCGGCCCGGTGCTGATCGGTTTCCTGGCCCACCGCTGGGGGCTCACTCTCGGCCTGGCGGTCCCCGTCGCGATAGTGCTGGTCGCCGCACTCGGTTCCCGCGCACTCCGCCCGCCGGCACGATCTCATGCGCACTCGGAATCCGCATGCCCAGAGAACAACTCGCATTGACTGTGCCGAACCCACTCAGCCGGCGGTCCAGGGGCGCAGCTTCTCCGGGTTTCGGATCACCCAGATTCGGGTGATGCGATTGTCGGCTATGTCGAAGGCGTAGACGGAGATGACGACGCCGTCTTGTTCGGCTACCAGGCCGGGCTGGCCGTTTACTGTGCGTTCGAGGAGGGTGAATCGCGTGCCGCGGGAGGCGATTTCGATCCAGGCGCGGGCGATCTGGGTGCCGCCGGTGATGGGGTGGAGGAAGGCGGGGGCCAGGCCGCCGCTGTCGGCGGTGGCGGTGGCGGTGGGGTCCAGTAGCGCGATGAGGGCGTCGATATCGCTTGTCTCCCAAGCGTGTTTGAAGTTTCTGATCACCTCGGAGCGTTCGGTGGTGGACGGAGGTTCGGCGGTGGTGATGCGGCGGCGGGCCGACGACGCCAGTTGACGGCAGGCGGCGGGGGTGCGGCCCACTATGTCGGCTACTTCGGCGAAGGAGTAGCGGAAGACATCGTGCAGGACGAAGGAGACTCGTTCGGCGGGGGTCATGGAGTCGAGGACCACCAGGAAGGCCATGGAGATGGATTCGTCGAGGGTGATGCGGTCGGCGGGGTCGGGGGCGCCGGGGCGGTCGGTGTGGGCGGGGATGGGTTCGGGGATCCATTCGCCGACATAGTGTTCGCGGCGGGCGCGGGCGGAGCCGAGGAGGTCGAGGCAGATGCGGCCGGCGACGGTGGTGAGCCAGGCGCCGGGGACGACGATGGCGTCCCGGTCGCTGTCGGTGAGGGCGTACCAGCGGGCGTAGGTTTCCTGGACCACGTCCTCGGCTTCGGCGAGGGAGCCGAGCAGGCGGTAGGCGAGGTTGATCAGCTGGCGGCGTTCGCTGATCACCGCGGGTAGGTGCGGGTCGGTCATGATCGGCTCCTTCGGATGTGCGTCCTCACCGAATTCGACGAGACAGCGGCCCGATTTGTATGGCGGCCTGACATTTCGCACGCCTGCTTCGTCGGATGGTCGTGACACTGTCAGCAGAGCAGGAGTGGTGGACATGATCAAAATCGGGATCATTCTGGGCAGCACACGGCCCAATCGCAATGCGCCGCAGGTGGCGCGGTGGGTGCTCGAACATGCCTCGCGGCGCGGCGATGCCGAGTTCGAGATCATCGATCTGAAAGACCATCCGCTGCCGCACTTCGAGGAGGAAGTGCCGCCGATGTTCGGGCCGTCGGTGCATGCGCACACTCGCGCGTGGGCCGAGCGGCTGGCCGGCTTCGACGGTTTCATCATCGTCACACCGGAGTACAACCACGGCGCTCCCGGAGTGCTGAAGAACGCCATCGACCATGCGTTCGCGGAATGGGCCAACAAGGCGATCGGATTCGTCTCCTATGGCGTGGACGGCGGCGTGCGCGCGGTAGAGCAGCTGCGCTCGGTCTGCGGTGTGCTCGGCTTGGCCGATGTCGGTTACCAGGTGACCCTGTCGGTCAAGACCGATTTCGAGAACCACACCGTGTTCCGGCCGGCCGACCGCCACGATGTCACGCTGAACGGCCTGCTGGATCAGCTGGTCGCCTGGAGCACTGCGCTCGCGCCACTGCGGTACTCGGTCACCGACACCCCGGATTTCACCGAAGGAGCAACTCATGACGAGCAACTTTCCGTCCGATGAGGCCGCGATCCGCGCGCGGATCGACACCGTGATCGATGCGCTGCACGCGAAGGATCTCGATGCGCTGAAACAGGTGTACGCCGCCGATGTGGTGTCCTTCGACATCGATCCGCC contains:
- a CDS encoding class I SAM-dependent methyltransferase yields the protein MDAMKVLDIPRINPSSLWRNRAFEAVWGALYNAGIENRQLARPIGWALFGTDSRLVYRNLEVLRDLPAGTEVLDVPCGGGIALDALPTDHGLHYVAADISPSMLERAEEKADRLGLTGIDFVEADILHLPFSDGRFDIILSLNGLHCLPDPAAAVRELARCLKPGGRLIGDCIVRGAHPRGTAAATVMGMAGIFGPGGTPTDLAQWIADAGLEQLQLETSGAIAHFAARRPI
- a CDS encoding MFS transporter, which translates into the protein MSIHNGAAPTVGYRQALTSVRVIFLLSGLLFATWAARIPTVKDSIGLDEAGLAIVFAGLNIGAIVGLQLGKFLTLRFGSRSTLRVTVPVFAVCLPGLLLVPDRAGLTVAAVVFAMSNSVVDVAMNAHGVAVEKSSGRSLLSGIHAYFSMGMIGGSLIGVAAERAEISLTAHFWAVALLTMAAALMRSNRLLPSVVDRVGSAVGGAGRVRQWPTRLIVLGLLAFAVALVEGAANDWSAVYLRDETHASGAAAAVGFAIFAAGMTLGRFAGDHLVARFGPVRPFLAGTLTAGIGFGAALLIGGTIPGFIGLALLGFGISYTLPLTFAAGGDVPGIPVARAIANISILGYCGFFTGPVLIGFLAHRWGLTLGLAVPVAIVLVAALGSRALRPPARSHAHSESACPENNSH
- a CDS encoding ATP-binding cassette domain-containing protein, with the translated sequence MPAVVLEAEGLTKRYGGVEALRGANFQVSAGEVVALIGDNGAGKSTLVKCLSGAEQPDSGRILLDGKATRLGSPTAARRRGIETVYQDLAVAPDLDPAANLFLGREVFRRGPLGRLGMLDRKRMRVQAAEHFRKLGVVLPRLDVPIGALSGGQRQTVAVARAVLWASRVVFLDEPTAALGVVQRERVLDVVRRIRDQGIAVVLISHNMPEVLAVADRVEVLRLGQRVARFTAADVTLEQLVGAMTGALTTEDTA
- a CDS encoding ABC transporter substrate-binding protein — protein: MRTGGRVAVWAAVMVTAAAAVTGCGGSVSDSGGTDAKKLVLVPGVANEPFYISMQCGAQAQAEQLGYSFDTQAPTQFDASLQTPVLTGVIAGKPGAILIAPAHAQAMASPIKQAKDAGIKVIEVDTALEDTSIALSSISSDNTKGGELAAQTLAKLVGDRGPVLVINTKAGTSTTDQRAQGFEAELKNHPGMTSLGVQYNNNEAAQAASIVTATLAAHPDLAGIFATNLSSAEGAATGLRNAGKLGQVKLVGFDASPKQVQDLKDGTIQALIAQNPGDIGKQGVDQAVAALEGKPLTRTIRTDMIAITQDSLATNEQYFYKSKC
- a CDS encoding DUF1353 domain-containing protein — translated: MKLNVEQGGTPFYDAGTAPQEVARAEVGPEAVAVNESVPGEPPAQPAPDVLPDLTIALDRRVNAKTGREEFRLLHRIGYDDDSPNGVGPIRVPADLEWTTDLTSVPAFLTWLVPKTGAHLPAAILHDGLVLNKGEDASYIARCTIHRDVADRIFRDAMAKTGTGVIRRWMIWSAVTAATMHHGRQVDWGPIRKWHYRFALWGTMLAIVVVGLWCTLDILDVPGIAGVPWIGERPWQELLGGFAGAMVIPLALGSTWGKFRMAGWIMGPLCALIVPAILPILAIGALFVAVDQLQKWQPKAAEALAFVFVATMIGIFLAAWTWG
- a CDS encoding NUDIX domain-containing protein — translated: MSRRRDYYRDPHAPKANSLVPGGSALVVDERGAVLMQRRSDSGNWSLPGGVMEIGETLEQCVVRETREETGLEIEITGLLGIYTDPDHVIAYADGEVRQEFNVTFYGRVRGGRITVSDESTAVRFVGVDELTDLPVHDTVRLRLHHYRERRAQPYLG
- a CDS encoding ABC transporter permease; protein product: MNRPAVSMENLPAPTRWQRIAGGGTLWIGLVLVVLYAVFSLLRPHAFPTRFTLQTLLIETSVLLVLSIGMTFVIITGGIDLSVGMVLIFSGVLAAKTMERLSPGGDATQAGWGLITLGLLTSIAGGALWGLINGLLVAKAKIPPLIVTLGSLGAALGAAQLITGGVDTRTVPGKLRDTLGFGTLLGGVPILVLVAATVTVVGAWLLHTTRFGRYTYAIGSNAEASRRAGIGVTRHLTLVYLMAGTLSGLAGFMNLAYFGTTTIAGHGTDNLDAIAGVVIGGTSLFGGTGTVLGTVIGVFIPSVLRKGFVIVGVPVFWQPIAVSVVLVAAVWFDQLRRRSRDRK
- a CDS encoding helix-turn-helix domain-containing protein, with the translated sequence MSQRLRSAMLRAQLDSEMLAAAVGVDVKTVNRWLAGRVPHRRTRLAVAQTLGESENVIWPQVRPDLSAGAPATAEVLGAYGHRADVPSELWISLLLGTTEQIDVVGYAYPFVFELLPNTAAIVAEKCRNGARARLAFADPDCPHVIERDALEQMNGTLPGRIRNALSMIGPLSTAPGCSAGLHTVHLYNSIFRFDDQMIVTPYLVRARGYQHPTLHLRQLSPHGIFASFADQVEQIWETVTPYPPGELHEQKA
- a CDS encoding HupE/UreJ family protein, with the protein product MTRTLWRVLGVVGCAVVVLLLNPIAVSAHPVPGTRVLLDVRETAVEAELSIPTGELAAASGIDVDLRASLSGGDAAGLGRYLREHVRAASSDGRAWGVEIGDMRVEYAEGTALGAYKQLVVRAVLTPPAEVDMRRFVLGYDAVIHKVGTHIAIVSVRQDWQGGRVDAGNDARQVGVVRMDAETGTVPPLSVDLTDGGAWRGFVGMVVLGGHHILEGTDHLLFLFTLLLPAVLIARAGRWQPDNRAGRAMRHIVAVTVAFTVGHSAALVVSALGRLEIPVQPVETLIAATILVGGVHAVRPLFPGREAGVAGVFGLVHGMAFSFTLAELKLSSSQLALSVLGFNLGIEAVQLFLVALTLPSLLVLAATRAQPFLRVGGAVLAVVAALGWVFDRLGVANPVARAADQGGALILPIVTTAAAVAVLVLTVQTFRRRIDRGNPASKPLWEKVIP